In a single window of the Roseiconus lacunae genome:
- a CDS encoding YeiH family protein: MSSKHESSDQTNSDLNPYTAGTVPDPTDPSDRVTLPDERKSLWQDMTTSEDWWAIWCAAILLAIAFAAVWFAKPDGLAESIVAQDPIEVVSPLKDWIAKPGKWDSNPLQSIGSSWQGILGVFVIIGVLFAAANQIRSRSGQAFLMGFPIVFALATFAYVLAGQSVIKAYNLEYALWALLVGLIVSNTLGTPDWLRKAALTEFFIKTGLVLLGAEVLMSRLLALGLPGVFVAWVVTPVVLVSTFIFGQKVLKIRSKSLNMVISADMSVCGVSAAIATAAACKAKKEELSLSIGLSLGFTVIMMAVMPVVIKALGLDPILGGAWLGGTIDSTGAVAAAGAVLGDEALEVAATVKMIQNILIGVTAFCVAIYWVTYVERDESGPKIGLSEIWYRFPKFVLGFVSMSILFSILYSTLLGGPELIGAMISGSTKTLRGWFFCLAFVSIGLETNFRQLLPQLKGGKPLVLYASGQSLNLILTLAMAWLMFKVVFADSVAP, translated from the coding sequence ATGTCTTCTAAACACGAATCCTCGGACCAAACAAACTCAGACCTAAACCCTTACACCGCAGGGACCGTTCCCGATCCTACGGATCCGAGTGATCGCGTGACGCTGCCGGATGAACGAAAGAGTTTGTGGCAGGACATGACGACGAGCGAAGATTGGTGGGCGATTTGGTGCGCCGCAATATTACTGGCGATCGCTTTCGCGGCCGTCTGGTTTGCGAAGCCAGACGGGTTGGCCGAAAGCATCGTCGCTCAGGATCCCATCGAAGTGGTCAGCCCACTGAAAGATTGGATCGCCAAGCCGGGGAAGTGGGATTCCAATCCGCTGCAATCGATCGGCTCAAGTTGGCAAGGTATCTTGGGCGTGTTTGTGATCATTGGCGTATTGTTTGCCGCCGCGAACCAAATTCGCAGCAGATCTGGGCAAGCGTTTTTAATGGGCTTTCCGATCGTGTTCGCGTTGGCAACGTTCGCTTATGTGCTGGCCGGCCAGAGCGTGATCAAGGCTTACAATTTGGAATACGCGCTCTGGGCATTGTTGGTTGGCTTGATCGTTAGTAACACCCTTGGAACACCGGACTGGTTACGGAAGGCCGCGCTCACGGAGTTCTTTATCAAGACAGGGTTGGTGCTGCTCGGGGCTGAGGTTTTGATGAGTCGTCTGTTGGCGCTCGGGCTTCCCGGTGTCTTCGTCGCCTGGGTAGTGACTCCCGTTGTGCTTGTCAGCACATTTATCTTCGGTCAAAAGGTGCTCAAGATTCGGTCGAAATCGTTGAACATGGTGATCTCGGCAGACATGTCGGTGTGTGGCGTGTCGGCTGCGATTGCCACGGCGGCGGCTTGCAAAGCCAAGAAGGAAGAACTGTCGCTTTCGATCGGGCTATCACTTGGTTTCACCGTGATCATGATGGCGGTGATGCCGGTGGTGATCAAAGCACTGGGATTAGATCCGATCTTAGGTGGGGCCTGGTTGGGTGGAACGATCGATTCGACCGGTGCGGTTGCCGCGGCCGGTGCCGTTTTGGGGGACGAAGCATTAGAAGTTGCCGCGACGGTCAAAATGATCCAAAACATCTTGATCGGGGTCACTGCATTCTGTGTCGCAATCTACTGGGTGACCTACGTCGAACGCGATGAATCGGGTCCCAAAATCGGCCTTTCTGAGATCTGGTATCGATTCCCCAAGTTCGTGCTGGGATTTGTTTCGATGTCGATTTTGTTTTCGATTCTCTATTCAACGCTGCTCGGAGGGCCCGAGTTGATCGGCGCGATGATCAGTGGTTCGACCAAGACACTTCGCGGGTGGTTTTTCTGTTTGGCGTTCGTCAGCATTGGACTGGAAACGAACTTCCGACAATTGCTACCCCAGCTCAAAGGTGGTAAGCCACTCGTTTTGTACGCTAGTGGTCAATCCTTGAACCTTATCCTGACGCTCGCGATGGCATGGTTGATGTTCAAGGTTGTCTTT
- a CDS encoding MarR family winged helix-turn-helix transcriptional regulator: protein MTDLSQELRRCQPFASVDQEAMLSLVRTGDQLDNYLARFFRQHDLTFSQYNLLRILDMEDRPLSCGEIGERLVQVVPAVTALVDRLLKRELVTRERSESDRRTVYVNITPKGRQVVAPVVDLLRDLEKEVMSEMKRKEQKELIRLLGLVRSGMNRAVERRASESLSSSGL from the coding sequence ATGACTGACTTGTCGCAAGAGCTCCGCCGCTGCCAACCGTTCGCCAGTGTCGACCAAGAAGCGATGCTGAGTTTGGTACGCACCGGCGACCAATTGGACAATTATCTCGCGCGTTTCTTCCGCCAGCACGACCTAACTTTTTCGCAGTACAACTTGCTTCGCATCCTAGACATGGAAGATCGTCCGCTCAGTTGCGGCGAAATCGGCGAGCGCCTGGTACAAGTCGTTCCGGCGGTGACGGCACTGGTGGATCGCTTGTTGAAACGCGAACTGGTAACCCGAGAACGATCAGAATCCGATCGGCGAACGGTTTACGTCAACATTACCCCGAAAGGCCGTCAAGTTGTTGCCCCGGTGGTCGACCTGCTTCGTGACCTTGAAAAAGAAGTCATGAGCGAAATGAAACGGAAAGAACAAAAGGAGCTTATCCGCTTGCTCGGTCTCGTTCGGTCCGGCATGAATCGAGCGGTCGAACGCCGGGCCAGTGAGTCACTCTCCAGTTCAGGCCTTTAA
- a CDS encoding FAD/NAD(P)-binding protein, translating into MPSTDTTSLEMDSTAIPTTAIIGGGFSGTLAAVNLVRFAKKSQRVVIVNSGRPFGRGTAYGTTRNEHLLNVAARNMSAFPDHPSHFFEWLRSRCEYDAMDDTTLRETFIPRRIYGDYIRSLAAHYLGDADPRSKVRCEVIEDCATDIKPRQGEKGGVVMLENGDPIEAESIILATGNQPPAGLPGANKLANDRRYCGNPWMNWHENLPSEDQHIIILGTGLTAVDVIVTLRHKGWCGKVTAISRNGMLPQRHFRGIEWPHAVPDDGQTRSLKELVRLIRQDCERLRGVSQNPAISVDKLRSRTQQLWKAFTHEERQQFLRKYAADWNVIRHRIAGPIHDAVTDALDCGQLTIRPATIESLASGENGIEIHLVGRDGEKKMIEGDVVINCTGPKSRFSDSSLSLYRNLFDRGLAKPDSMDMGIAVTDDFEVLDRSDHVSSFLHAIGPILKGTLWESVAVPELRQQAYHVAKSILNQEPATIAKKDTIEYSI; encoded by the coding sequence ATGCCTTCGACTGACACGACATCGCTTGAGATGGATTCAACCGCGATTCCGACGACTGCCATCATCGGTGGCGGTTTCAGTGGCACGCTCGCGGCAGTCAACCTCGTCCGATTCGCGAAAAAGTCGCAGCGTGTCGTCATCGTCAACTCAGGCCGTCCCTTTGGCCGGGGAACCGCCTATGGGACGACTCGGAACGAACATTTGTTGAACGTCGCGGCTCGGAATATGTCCGCTTTTCCTGATCACCCGTCGCATTTTTTTGAATGGTTACGGTCCCGCTGCGAATACGATGCGATGGATGACACCACGCTACGGGAAACGTTTATCCCGCGACGGATCTACGGTGATTACATTCGCAGCCTTGCGGCGCATTATCTCGGCGACGCCGATCCGCGATCGAAGGTGCGCTGCGAAGTCATCGAAGACTGTGCGACCGACATCAAGCCACGCCAAGGCGAGAAGGGTGGGGTCGTGATGCTTGAAAACGGTGATCCGATCGAAGCCGAATCGATCATCCTGGCCACCGGCAATCAGCCGCCTGCGGGTTTGCCAGGGGCAAACAAGCTGGCCAACGATCGTCGGTACTGTGGCAACCCCTGGATGAATTGGCATGAAAACCTGCCGAGTGAAGACCAGCACATCATCATTTTAGGAACCGGTCTGACGGCGGTTGATGTCATCGTCACGCTTCGCCATAAGGGATGGTGTGGCAAGGTCACCGCGATTTCGCGAAACGGGATGCTACCGCAGCGGCACTTCCGCGGTATCGAATGGCCACACGCGGTTCCGGACGACGGGCAAACACGCTCGCTTAAAGAACTGGTGCGGCTGATTCGCCAGGACTGTGAACGGCTGCGCGGTGTCAGCCAAAACCCGGCGATCTCCGTTGATAAACTGCGCAGTCGAACTCAGCAACTGTGGAAAGCATTCACTCATGAAGAGCGGCAGCAATTCTTGAGGAAATACGCGGCGGATTGGAACGTCATTCGTCACCGCATTGCCGGGCCGATTCATGACGCGGTCACCGACGCGCTCGACTGTGGCCAGCTCACCATTCGGCCGGCGACGATTGAATCACTGGCATCCGGTGAAAACGGAATCGAGATTCATCTGGTCGGCCGAGACGGCGAGAAAAAGATGATCGAAGGCGACGTCGTGATTAACTGCACCGGGCCAAAGTCGCGGTTTTCTGATTCGAGCCTTTCTCTCTATCGCAATCTATTCGATCGAGGACTCGCGAAACCCGACTCTATGGACATGGGAATAGCGGTGACAGATGACTTTGAAGTTCTTGACCGGAGCGATCATGTTTCGTCGTTCCTTCACGCGATCGGTCCGATCCTCAAAGGGACGCTTTGGGAAAGTGTCGCCGTCCCTGAATTACGACAACAAGCCTATCACGTCGCTAAGTCTATCCTCAACCAAGAACCCGCCACGATCGCCAAGAAGGACACGATCGAGTACAGCATTTAG
- a CDS encoding PAS domain-containing protein: MANASSNDSEATYRSLIESLPLCVIRKDLQGRLQYANELACDVIGRTSSELVGKTDFDLFPADLAKKYLADDRQVVESGRLYHNVERHQDSAGTIKYVEVWKAPVRDDAGEVTGIQVMFWDVTDQKNTEHQIEFERHLLSILLDTVPDSIYFKDSESRFIRLSRSCAQKLGLDDPREAIGKSDADFFGREHAKDALADERRILETGEMIQGKIERETYPDRKETWCSTTKAPLVDAIGQIVGTVGISRDVSEQIRAERELSRERDLLKTIINNVPDLIYVKDRAGRFVTANQSLINLLGLESTDQIIGKSDYDFSPAEMACNYVTDDQNVMRTGEALFDREESHQGSDGQPRWLLTTKVPLRGSEGTVIGVVGIGHDITERKKFEKEIVDAKELADKANRAKSDFLANMSHEIRTPMNAIIGMTDLLLDTRLDATQRSFLSMVQESGEALLSIINDILDFSKIEAGKLEIEPQTFDLRESIGDTMKTLGLKAHAKGLELAFRVEPTVPRYVVGDAGRIRQILVNLVGNAIKFTEQGEVFVDAKVKQLDKDTLVLTLRVQDTGVGIPPERCEAIFQEFEQADTSVTRRFGGTGLGLAISTRLVSLMGGTIEVDSEVGRGSTFEFDLHLGVADNAESSATRGLVYVGGTKVLIVDDNSTNRAILQEMFSNWGMTPVLAESGEVALKLLREAEREDQPCKLIVTDIHMPEMSGYDLVKTVRDDPSLADTPIIILTSAGRQGDQALNIELQIAERLLKPVKQSEIFDAIVRTLGVNGAEDEQSHPSEQCSDASLAGLRVLLAEDNVVNQKLAIGVLTRLGIQVTVVNDGQAAIDQTNAEVYDAVLMDVQMPEVDGLAATEQIRQREQSTGCHVPIIAMTAHAMKGDRQRCLDSGMDDYIPKPIRIGTLKEKLGEIIERFGRSTAPVGETSSHDTPVTSEPLAATEQADAEVSESEPTSSTYNLSHARQLVGGNEELLADLVAAYLQESEVLLGQLGSAVKAGDFALVRRVAHTLGGASRSVGADQAASTAGELQSISDDPQKDRVISLEATLRQQVGDVITVMNAYQAKRQK, from the coding sequence ATGGCCAACGCGAGCTCCAATGATTCTGAAGCGACCTATCGATCGCTAATCGAAAGTCTACCGCTGTGCGTGATCCGCAAAGACCTACAAGGACGTTTGCAATATGCTAACGAGCTCGCCTGTGATGTGATTGGCCGAACCTCATCGGAACTGGTCGGCAAAACAGATTTTGACCTATTCCCTGCGGACCTCGCTAAAAAGTATCTCGCCGACGATCGCCAGGTGGTTGAATCCGGGCGGCTCTACCATAACGTCGAACGCCATCAAGATTCCGCCGGAACGATCAAGTATGTCGAGGTCTGGAAGGCCCCGGTCCGAGATGATGCCGGCGAAGTGACCGGTATCCAAGTGATGTTCTGGGATGTGACCGACCAGAAAAACACCGAACATCAGATCGAGTTTGAACGTCACTTGCTTTCCATTCTACTGGATACCGTCCCCGACTCGATCTATTTCAAGGATAGCGAAAGCAGATTCATTCGCCTTAGTCGGAGCTGTGCTCAAAAGCTAGGCTTAGACGATCCACGTGAGGCGATCGGAAAATCAGACGCTGATTTTTTTGGTCGCGAGCATGCCAAGGACGCCCTCGCTGACGAACGGCGGATTTTGGAAACCGGTGAAATGATTCAGGGAAAGATCGAACGCGAGACATACCCTGATCGCAAGGAAACATGGTGCAGCACCACAAAAGCCCCCTTGGTCGATGCGATCGGTCAAATCGTCGGAACGGTGGGGATATCACGTGACGTTTCGGAGCAGATTCGTGCCGAACGAGAGCTGTCACGCGAACGTGATCTGCTAAAGACGATCATCAACAATGTTCCCGACTTAATCTATGTCAAGGATCGTGCGGGTCGGTTCGTGACCGCCAATCAGTCCCTGATTAACTTGCTGGGGCTTGAATCGACCGATCAAATCATTGGCAAGAGCGACTACGATTTCTCGCCGGCCGAAATGGCCTGTAACTATGTCACCGACGATCAAAATGTGATGCGAACCGGTGAAGCGTTGTTCGATCGTGAGGAATCTCACCAAGGTTCAGACGGACAACCACGCTGGTTGTTGACAACCAAGGTTCCGCTGCGTGGCAGCGAAGGCACCGTCATCGGAGTCGTCGGGATCGGTCACGACATCACCGAACGCAAAAAGTTTGAAAAAGAAATCGTTGACGCAAAAGAACTGGCCGACAAAGCGAACCGTGCCAAAAGCGATTTCCTGGCTAACATGAGCCACGAAATCCGTACGCCGATGAACGCCATCATCGGAATGACGGACCTGCTGCTCGACACACGACTCGATGCGACCCAACGCAGTTTCCTTTCGATGGTTCAAGAATCTGGCGAGGCGCTACTGTCGATCATCAACGACATTTTGGATTTTTCAAAGATCGAAGCCGGCAAGCTTGAGATCGAACCGCAGACATTTGACCTGCGGGAAAGCATCGGTGATACGATGAAGACACTGGGACTGAAAGCACACGCCAAAGGGTTGGAACTTGCCTTTCGTGTTGAGCCCACTGTTCCCCGGTATGTCGTTGGCGACGCCGGGAGGATTCGTCAGATCTTGGTCAATTTGGTAGGCAACGCGATCAAGTTCACCGAGCAGGGAGAGGTCTTTGTCGACGCCAAGGTCAAACAGCTCGACAAGGACACACTCGTGCTCACACTGCGCGTTCAAGACACCGGTGTTGGGATTCCCCCCGAACGTTGCGAGGCAATTTTTCAGGAATTCGAACAAGCCGACACCTCGGTCACCCGTCGATTCGGAGGCACCGGCCTGGGACTCGCCATCTCGACTCGCCTGGTCTCACTAATGGGCGGAACGATCGAAGTCGATAGCGAGGTTGGCCGAGGCAGCACGTTCGAGTTTGACCTCCATCTCGGAGTCGCCGATAACGCCGAGTCGAGCGCGACGCGTGGGTTGGTGTATGTCGGCGGAACGAAAGTCTTGATTGTCGACGACAACTCGACCAATCGAGCGATCTTACAAGAGATGTTTTCGAACTGGGGCATGACCCCGGTACTGGCCGAATCCGGCGAGGTCGCCTTGAAACTGCTTCGCGAAGCCGAACGTGAAGACCAGCCATGCAAATTGATCGTGACCGACATCCATATGCCCGAAATGAGTGGCTATGACTTGGTCAAAACGGTTCGCGACGATCCGAGCCTTGCCGACACACCGATCATCATCTTGACCAGTGCCGGTCGGCAGGGTGACCAAGCATTAAACATCGAATTGCAAATCGCCGAACGGTTGCTCAAGCCGGTAAAGCAATCCGAAATCTTTGATGCGATCGTGCGGACGCTCGGGGTCAATGGTGCCGAGGACGAACAATCGCATCCGTCCGAGCAGTGCAGTGATGCATCGCTTGCCGGGCTTCGCGTGCTGTTGGCCGAAGACAACGTTGTCAATCAAAAGCTTGCCATCGGAGTGCTCACGCGTCTTGGGATCCAGGTCACGGTGGTCAACGACGGACAAGCCGCAATCGATCAAACGAACGCAGAGGTTTATGACGCGGTTCTGATGGACGTGCAGATGCCGGAGGTTGACGGCCTGGCCGCGACCGAGCAAATCCGTCAGCGTGAACAGTCCACCGGTTGTCATGTTCCGATCATCGCGATGACGGCCCACGCGATGAAAGGTGATCGCCAACGCTGCCTCGATTCGGGGATGGATGATTATATCCCCAAGCCAATTCGCATCGGGACACTGAAGGAAAAGTTGGGGGAGATCATCGAACGCTTTGGACGGTCGACCGCGCCGGTCGGTGAGACATCTTCCCATGACACGCCTGTCACGTCAGAGCCACTGGCTGCGACCGAGCAGGCCGATGCTGAAGTTTCGGAATCAGAGCCTACTTCTTCCACTTATAACCTTTCCCATGCGAGGCAGCTGGTCGGGGGCAACGAAGAACTGCTGGCAGATTTAGTCGCCGCTTACCTTCAGGAAAGCGAGGTTTTGCTAGGGCAATTGGGCAGTGCGGTCAAGGCCGGCGACTTTGCGCTCGTTCGCCGAGTCGCGCACACACTCGGCGGTGCGTCGCGTAGCGTCGGGGCTGACCAGGCGGCGTCGACGGCAGGCGAGCTACAATCGATCAGCGATGATCCACAGAAAGATCGCGTCATCTCACTAGAGGCAACGCTACGACAACAAGTCGGCGACGTGATCACGGTGATGAATGCGTATCAAGCGAAGCGCCAGAAGTAA
- a CDS encoding Gfo/Idh/MocA family protein produces MMFRDAAPGNSAADSVDSLDYLPQLPDRRDVPIGCIGAGFIMADCHLVAYRDNGFLPVAIASRSHQRAQAVAQRHDIDQAYSSYQELLRDPRIEVIDVAVPPDCLRAVISEVVRAPQVRGILAQKPLGGDRAEAEQIVRMCEDAGKVLCVNQNMRYDQSVRAAWQLIRQGSFGDPVLATIDMRAIPHWMPWQERQGWMTCRIMSIHHLDTMRFWFGDPVRVFASFRSDPRTSFPHSDGIGLYILEYASGLRCMICDDVWAGPAKEGAAADLGIKYRIEGVEGMALGTIGWPSYPKRTPSTLDYTTIDAPAWKRPRWNEVWFPDAFVGPMAELLCSLEQGTTPSLSGRNNLATMELVDACYRSAKEHRAIELGS; encoded by the coding sequence ATGATGTTTAGAGACGCCGCGCCGGGCAACTCCGCTGCCGACTCGGTAGATTCGCTCGACTACCTTCCCCAACTCCCCGATCGACGTGATGTTCCGATCGGTTGTATCGGAGCGGGATTCATCATGGCGGATTGCCATCTGGTGGCTTACCGGGATAACGGTTTTCTGCCGGTTGCGATCGCCTCACGTTCGCACCAGCGCGCCCAAGCGGTCGCGCAGCGACACGATATTGACCAAGCCTATTCGAGCTATCAGGAATTACTACGTGATCCTCGCATCGAGGTCATCGATGTTGCCGTTCCACCGGACTGCTTACGGGCCGTGATCAGCGAAGTGGTGCGAGCGCCACAGGTTCGTGGCATACTGGCTCAAAAACCGCTCGGCGGTGACCGCGCCGAAGCCGAGCAAATCGTTCGGATGTGTGAAGACGCCGGTAAAGTGCTATGCGTGAATCAAAACATGCGATACGACCAGTCCGTTCGTGCGGCATGGCAATTGATTCGCCAAGGCTCGTTTGGCGATCCCGTCTTGGCGACGATCGACATGCGGGCGATTCCACACTGGATGCCTTGGCAAGAGCGGCAGGGCTGGATGACGTGTCGCATCATGTCGATTCATCACCTCGACACGATGCGGTTTTGGTTTGGCGATCCCGTCCGTGTGTTTGCCAGTTTTCGATCCGACCCGCGCACCAGCTTTCCGCACTCCGATGGAATCGGCTTGTATATCTTGGAGTACGCCAGCGGGTTGCGTTGCATGATCTGCGACGACGTCTGGGCCGGGCCGGCGAAGGAAGGCGCCGCGGCGGATTTAGGGATTAAGTATCGCATCGAAGGTGTCGAGGGCATGGCCTTGGGCACCATCGGTTGGCCAAGTTATCCCAAGCGGACCCCAAGCACACTTGATTACACCACCATCGACGCACCGGCTTGGAAGCGACCGCGTTGGAATGAAGTATGGTTTCCGGATGCCTTTGTCGGACCGATGGCGGAACTTTTGTGTTCGCTTGAGCAGGGAACGACGCCTTCTCTTTCGGGGCGAAACAATCTGGCGACGATGGAACTGGTAGACGCTTGTTACCGTTCGGCAAAAGAGCACCGCGCAATCGAGCTCGGTTCCTGA
- a CDS encoding phytanoyl-CoA dioxygenase family protein — MSPRLDSADLSNYQSDGFLYRRALFDADEIDLLRRSAKEDKRLDDHSFGRNDGEGGTVRLSLWNHPGDGIYGAFARCERIVDTAEQLLGDEPYHYHSKMIMKDARVGGAWAWHQDYGYWYGNGVLTPNLLSVFIAVDPSTRLNGCLQVIRGSHLCGRVEHRLTGEQAGADPERVEHILKRMEHLHIEMEPGDALFFHSNLLHRSDQNRSDSPRWAMVCCYNAKSNDPYKDSHHPRYTPLDRLEDDAIRQIGARRFTETDPDKLSSDEVGFLDPNRDASAKSLEAGQQ; from the coding sequence ATGTCACCAAGACTCGATTCTGCCGATCTCAGCAATTACCAAAGCGATGGTTTTCTTTATCGTCGTGCGCTCTTCGACGCCGATGAAATCGACCTACTGCGACGTTCGGCCAAAGAAGACAAACGTCTAGATGACCATTCATTCGGCCGAAATGATGGCGAAGGCGGTACAGTCCGTTTGTCGCTTTGGAACCATCCCGGTGATGGAATCTATGGTGCCTTCGCCCGATGCGAACGGATCGTGGATACCGCCGAACAGCTACTTGGTGACGAACCGTACCATTATCATTCGAAGATGATCATGAAGGATGCTCGTGTCGGCGGTGCTTGGGCATGGCACCAGGACTATGGGTATTGGTACGGCAACGGAGTGCTGACACCGAATCTGTTGAGCGTGTTTATCGCGGTCGATCCCAGCACGCGACTGAACGGTTGTTTGCAAGTCATCCGCGGTTCGCACCTCTGCGGACGAGTGGAACATCGGCTGACCGGCGAACAAGCAGGCGCCGACCCAGAGCGTGTCGAACACATCTTGAAACGGATGGAACACCTGCATATCGAGATGGAACCTGGCGATGCCCTATTCTTTCATTCCAACCTATTACACCGTAGCGATCAAAACCGATCGGACTCACCTCGTTGGGCGATGGTGTGTTGCTACAACGCCAAGTCCAACGATCCCTATAAAGATTCTCACCACCCACGATACACGCCGCTCGATCGACTGGAGGATGACGCGATCAGACAGATCGGCGCTCGTCGATTTACCGAAACGGACCCTGACAAGCTCTCCTCAGACGAAGTCGGGTTTCTTGATCCCAACCGAGATGCCAGTGCGAAGTCACTCGAAGCCGGGCAACAATGA
- a CDS encoding alpha-amylase/4-alpha-glucanotransferase domain-containing protein — translation MSAHVHLCLVLHNHQPIGNFDGVFEQAYQDSYLPFLEVFEPYEQLQISLHTSGPLMLWLAERHPEYLDRLRLLVEAGRVEIIGGPQYEPILTMLPSRDRVGQIESYSRWLERHLGATPKGMWMPERVWESSLTSDIVDAGISYTVLDDYHFRAAGLRTEEMTGFFMTEDDGRLLRIFPGSEHLRYTIPFQPVEATIKHCREVAEKTPGAVLTFGDDGEKFGTWPDTKVHVYERGWLRGLFDALTENSSWLHTVTLNEAIDRTPSRGKVYLPDCSYREMTEWSLPTKAQQTLDHVTHEMESDPHWKDLKNFVRGGYWRNFKRKYEETNEMYARMMHVSRRVADAEAAGVDSGQLAVIRDHLYRGQCNCPYWHGAFGGIYLPHLRNAIYEHLITADNLLAQLTGEFNDTAVTATNDDYNFDGVQEVRLSNDKLCAWVQPGRGGRIYELDVRKISHNLLATLQRRPESYHQKVLAGPNAAGDDVASIHDRVVFKQADLDKRLQYDRYARKSLMDHFYDNDAGMESVWRGEAMERGDFVELPFKTKLRRGGDRVQVQMRREGNAWGIPIALTKAITLVAGSETMEVTYLLENLPQDRDLHFGVEMNFAGLPAGADDRYFSDENGQRLGQLGETLDLQDATGLGLSDRWLGIDVSLKLDRPSGIWAFPIETVSQSEAGFELVHQSVCVQPHWLVRGDSEGRWHVTIEMSAACEQNAETVDQEQVIQL, via the coding sequence ATGTCCGCTCACGTTCATCTCTGCCTGGTTTTGCACAACCATCAACCGATTGGAAACTTTGATGGTGTATTCGAGCAAGCGTATCAGGATAGCTATCTACCGTTTTTGGAAGTCTTCGAGCCCTACGAGCAGCTTCAAATCTCGCTGCACACCTCGGGGCCGTTGATGCTGTGGCTGGCCGAACGTCACCCGGAGTATCTTGATCGATTACGTCTGTTGGTCGAAGCCGGCCGGGTTGAAATCATCGGTGGGCCGCAGTACGAACCAATCTTGACGATGCTGCCTTCTCGAGATCGTGTCGGACAGATCGAATCCTACAGTCGCTGGCTGGAGCGGCATTTGGGCGCCACTCCCAAGGGCATGTGGATGCCTGAGCGTGTTTGGGAATCGTCGCTGACAAGTGACATAGTCGATGCCGGGATCAGTTACACCGTACTGGACGACTACCATTTCCGCGCCGCAGGACTGCGAACGGAGGAGATGACCGGGTTCTTCATGACCGAAGACGATGGTCGATTGCTGCGGATCTTCCCGGGATCAGAACACCTGCGTTATACGATTCCGTTCCAACCGGTCGAAGCGACGATCAAGCATTGCCGTGAAGTTGCCGAAAAGACGCCCGGAGCCGTGCTGACGTTTGGTGACGACGGTGAAAAGTTTGGAACGTGGCCCGATACCAAGGTGCACGTCTACGAGCGTGGATGGTTGCGTGGTCTATTCGACGCCTTGACCGAAAATTCGTCTTGGCTTCACACCGTGACATTGAACGAGGCGATCGACCGGACACCTTCGCGCGGCAAAGTTTATTTGCCCGATTGCAGCTATCGCGAAATGACCGAGTGGTCGTTGCCAACCAAGGCTCAACAAACGCTCGATCATGTCACGCACGAAATGGAATCCGACCCGCACTGGAAGGATTTGAAGAACTTTGTCCGTGGTGGTTATTGGCGAAACTTCAAACGGAAGTACGAAGAAACCAACGAGATGTACGCTCGGATGATGCACGTTAGTCGTCGCGTCGCCGACGCCGAAGCGGCCGGTGTCGACTCCGGGCAACTGGCCGTGATTCGAGATCATCTTTACCGCGGCCAATGCAACTGTCCTTACTGGCACGGGGCATTCGGCGGGATTTACCTGCCACACCTTCGAAATGCGATCTACGAACATCTGATCACGGCCGACAATTTGCTGGCCCAATTGACCGGTGAGTTCAATGATACGGCAGTGACGGCGACCAACGACGATTACAACTTTGACGGCGTTCAAGAAGTACGGCTCAGCAATGATAAGCTGTGCGCCTGGGTTCAACCGGGGCGGGGTGGCCGAATTTACGAATTGGACGTCCGCAAGATCAGTCACAACTTACTCGCCACCTTGCAGCGTCGGCCCGAAAGCTATCACCAAAAAGTTCTCGCCGGCCCCAACGCGGCTGGTGACGACGTCGCCAGCATTCACGACCGAGTCGTCTTTAAGCAGGCCGATTTGGACAAGCGATTGCAATACGATCGCTATGCACGCAAAAGCTTGATGGACCATTTCTATGACAATGACGCCGGCATGGAATCGGTCTGGCGTGGTGAAGCAATGGAACGCGGTGACTTTGTCGAGCTACCGTTCAAAACCAAACTTCGCCGTGGCGGTGATCGCGTTCAAGTACAGATGCGCCGCGAAGGCAATGCTTGGGGAATCCCAATTGCATTGACCAAGGCCATCACCTTGGTCGCCGGTAGCGAGACAATGGAAGTGACGTACCTGCTTGAAAATCTTCCCCAAGACCGCGACCTGCACTTCGGTGTCGAGATGAACTTTGCCGGTCTTCCGGCCGGTGCCGATGATCGTTATTTCAGCGACGAAAACGGCCAACGGTTGGGTCAGCTCGGCGAAACCCTAGACTTGCAGGACGCGACAGGCCTTGGCCTTTCGGATCGTTGGTTGGGGATTGATGTCTCGCTCAAGCTGGATCGCCCCAGTGGCATCTGGGCTTTCCCGATCGAGACGGTCAGCCAAAGTGAAGCCGGCTTTGAATTGGTTCATCAAAGCGTCTGCGTGCAACCGCACTGGTTGGTGCGGGGTGATAGCGAAGGGCGCTGGCACGTGACCATCGAGATGTCGGCGGCTTGCGAACAGAACGCCGAAACAGTTGATCAAGAGCAGGTCATCCAGCTCTAA